In one Chitinispirillum alkaliphilum genomic region, the following are encoded:
- a CDS encoding conserved membrane-spanning protein, which translates to MPLTIAHPVVAVPFKRFGLLLSPLIVGSVVPDFEFFLRLSTGRLIAHTYLGLFLFCLPVGFLTLLLFHKFVKFPLISILPHSHQEKILPYAREFKFFPFTRFLNITISLLVGALSHFAFDSFTHHDGLVVRMLPFLSGTMFTLFGSTVRGYFFLQYFFSLAGIVFLIYWYWRWYKGAQREAFLREHHFPGGKRVVAIMAIVFSTVIGGIVYGIAASYYMESIIELRRFLPKAAIASVTSFFLSIVVFSYLWHRLVPYAQRVHLLERQHHTSQNDSPGVME; encoded by the coding sequence ATGCCCCTTACAATAGCTCATCCCGTTGTTGCCGTACCTTTTAAAAGATTCGGTTTACTACTTTCCCCATTAATCGTTGGCAGTGTGGTTCCAGATTTTGAATTTTTTCTGCGCCTTTCAACCGGGCGATTAATTGCACACACCTATCTGGGACTTTTTCTTTTCTGTCTTCCGGTTGGGTTTCTGACACTGCTGCTTTTCCACAAGTTTGTAAAATTTCCTCTTATATCTATACTGCCCCACAGTCATCAGGAGAAAATTCTACCCTATGCAAGAGAGTTCAAATTTTTCCCTTTTACCAGGTTTTTGAATATCACGATTTCTCTTTTAGTGGGAGCTCTTTCTCATTTTGCATTTGACTCTTTTACCCATCATGATGGACTGGTGGTAAGGATGCTTCCGTTTCTCTCAGGAACGATGTTTACTCTGTTTGGGTCAACTGTAAGAGGCTATTTTTTCCTTCAATACTTTTTTTCCTTAGCAGGGATAGTATTTTTAATATATTGGTACTGGAGATGGTATAAGGGCGCTCAAAGGGAGGCTTTTTTAAGAGAGCATCATTTCCCGGGCGGCAAGAGAGTTGTTGCAATAATGGCAATAGTTTTTTCTACAGTTATAGGTGGAATAGTATATGGGATAGCAGCATCATATTACATGGAAAGTATAATTGAGCTTCGTAGATTTTTACCCAAAGCAGCAATAGCTTCTGTTACCAGTTTTTTTCTTTCTATAGTTGTATTTTCATACCTTTGGCACAGATTAGTTCCCTATGCCCAAAGGGTACATTTACTGGAAAGGCAACACCATACTTCACAGAACGATTCACCGGGAGTTATGGAATAG
- a CDS encoding DUF1432 domain-containing protein, producing the protein MSLQAFIIIVLVVVTLIVIFSIGSAFSLWIQAIISGAKVGLPNIIFMRFRKVPPKLIVQAKIMANKTGLDISTDSLESHFLAGGNVMRVVQALIAADKANIPLPFKRAAAIDLAGRNVLEAVQMSVNPKVIETPRVAAVAKDGIQLTALTRVTVRANIDRLVGGAGEETILARVGEGIVTTIGSAQAHKTVLENPDSISRNVLEKGLDAGTAFEILSIDIADVDVGKNIGAVLETDRAEADKKIAQARAEERRAMAIAAEQEMKAKVQEMRAKVVEAEAEVPLAMAEAFRKGQLGVMDYYRMKNLAADTSMRESIGGSDKSSQNNKK; encoded by the coding sequence ATGTCCCTTCAAGCTTTCATTATCATAGTACTGGTAGTAGTCACACTGATAGTTATTTTTTCTATTGGATCCGCTTTTTCACTTTGGATTCAGGCCATTATTTCAGGTGCCAAAGTAGGGCTGCCCAACATCATCTTTATGCGATTCAGAAAGGTACCTCCGAAACTGATCGTACAAGCTAAAATCATGGCAAACAAAACGGGTCTTGATATCTCAACAGATTCACTTGAATCTCATTTTCTGGCGGGAGGAAATGTAATGAGGGTTGTGCAGGCTTTGATCGCTGCTGATAAGGCCAATATTCCTCTTCCTTTCAAAAGAGCTGCAGCCATCGATTTAGCAGGAAGAAATGTTCTTGAGGCTGTGCAGATGAGTGTTAACCCAAAAGTGATCGAAACACCACGTGTGGCCGCAGTTGCCAAAGACGGTATCCAGCTTACAGCTCTTACAAGGGTAACCGTACGGGCAAACATCGACAGATTGGTTGGGGGTGCAGGTGAAGAAACTATCCTTGCCCGCGTTGGAGAGGGTATAGTAACGACAATCGGTTCTGCTCAGGCCCATAAAACCGTTCTTGAAAATCCTGACTCAATTTCCAGAAATGTTCTTGAGAAAGGACTTGATGCGGGCACCGCGTTTGAAATTCTCTCCATTGACATTGCTGATGTTGATGTGGGTAAAAATATTGGTGCTGTTCTTGAAACCGATCGCGCCGAAGCGGATAAAAAGATCGCTCAGGCCAGAGCTGAGGAACGCCGTGCAATGGCGATTGCAGCTGAGCAGGAGATGAAGGCAAAGGTTCAGGAGATGAGAGCAAAAGTTGTCGAAGCTGAAGCAGAGGTCCCTCTTGCAATGGCAGAAGCGTTCCGTAAGGGACAGCTTGGTGTTATGGATTATTACAGAATGAAAAATCTCGCTGCAGACACAAGCATGCGCGAGTCTATCGGAGGAAGTGACAAATCTTCCCAGAACAATAAAAAGTAA
- a CDS encoding BNR repeat protein, with protein sequence MIVKLISVSVLSAIFSVSAFQTSLQFRESSFSLRDQSFVSSTLGWAVGEPHFDQEQKIYRGTVIKTSDGAQSWEKLNVPVSRALNAVHFVDEMYGWVVSARGDILHTSDGGETWNEQALEISDELRGVYFLNRNLGFAVGAQRHSGVAPPENERVGVVYKTSDGGETWGEIDLPSNSAAMNRVFFLNQQEGWLAGVMNNTGAIFKTNDGGESWIVQHTSEEGNYFTSVFFTDSRNGWASSYNSSGAQSGPTAIKTSDGGDMWEEMDLNRNLRDIHFTDSLRGYAVGFRLGSAPPVFRTTDGGNSWQNLTINHHRGEGLFAVDVFHERMVSVGQRDFTCISNDPWALVDDNNSGTILTQIQLNPQYRFRGVHFEDRLRGWVVGIKLYIDRGTQVIMHTENGGESWYVIHETDTTCLGPVYGWQRLNDITFVDENNGWAVGYTGGEVCNSQNNSVLYTSDGGQTWEPVFNRAGMRILSVSATANGDVWVLPESRDNENSLIFHSSDFGSTWTSITMPHTDAINNGQIVFTESLRGWVVGGENGFVLYTDDAGENWHRRQEVLDNGFNTSIEGNVYAVSFPSQNIGWIGGSNLYQTTDGGESWNLRDIGFDGGDIASVYFTSENTGWVAGGNGVIMYTNDGGISWERESGTRPNHLQIEGMHFADDSTGWAVGGAGTIVRIDNSETSSIRMARNMGAENTFFSLRQRDYGVMAKINLDLNSHIKVEMVDLRGRVIKVAYNDRLNAGTHNLNIKTANLARGMYLLRLTKNRMESETVRFLISR encoded by the coding sequence ATGATTGTAAAATTGATTTCTGTATCCGTTCTATCGGCTATTTTTTCAGTTTCAGCGTTTCAAACATCCCTGCAGTTCAGAGAGTCCTCCTTTAGCTTAAGGGATCAGTCGTTTGTCTCTTCAACCCTCGGGTGGGCTGTAGGGGAACCACATTTCGATCAAGAACAAAAAATTTATAGGGGCACTGTAATCAAAACATCCGATGGTGCTCAGAGCTGGGAGAAATTGAATGTGCCTGTTTCCAGAGCTTTAAACGCTGTACACTTTGTGGATGAAATGTACGGATGGGTGGTAAGTGCAAGAGGAGATATACTCCACACCTCTGATGGGGGAGAAACATGGAATGAACAAGCGTTGGAGATCTCCGATGAGCTAAGGGGAGTTTATTTCCTTAACAGAAATCTTGGGTTTGCAGTCGGAGCACAGCGTCATAGCGGAGTAGCTCCTCCGGAAAACGAAAGGGTGGGGGTAGTTTATAAGACAAGTGATGGTGGAGAGACTTGGGGGGAAATTGATCTTCCCTCAAACAGCGCTGCCATGAACAGAGTCTTTTTTCTTAACCAACAAGAGGGCTGGCTTGCTGGTGTGATGAATAACACTGGAGCGATCTTTAAAACAAACGATGGAGGTGAAAGCTGGATTGTTCAGCACACATCGGAAGAGGGAAACTACTTTACCTCTGTTTTCTTTACCGATTCCCGGAACGGATGGGCATCATCCTACAACTCTTCTGGGGCACAAAGCGGACCGACAGCCATTAAAACATCAGATGGTGGTGATATGTGGGAGGAAATGGATCTGAACCGAAATTTACGGGATATCCATTTTACCGATTCGCTCAGAGGGTATGCTGTAGGTTTCAGACTCGGCAGTGCACCACCTGTGTTTAGAACAACCGATGGTGGAAATTCATGGCAGAATCTTACCATAAACCACCACAGGGGAGAAGGACTATTTGCAGTCGATGTTTTTCATGAACGTATGGTTTCTGTTGGTCAGAGAGATTTCACCTGCATATCAAACGATCCATGGGCCCTGGTTGATGACAATAACAGCGGCACCATCCTTACCCAGATTCAGCTGAATCCCCAGTATCGCTTCAGAGGTGTGCACTTTGAAGACCGGCTCAGAGGTTGGGTGGTTGGGATCAAACTCTACATTGACAGAGGAACTCAGGTTATAATGCATACAGAAAACGGGGGAGAGAGCTGGTATGTTATACATGAAACAGACACAACCTGTTTGGGGCCGGTTTACGGTTGGCAACGGCTTAATGATATAACTTTTGTAGACGAAAACAATGGTTGGGCTGTTGGGTACACCGGGGGGGAAGTCTGCAATTCTCAGAACAATTCTGTTTTGTACACCTCTGATGGTGGTCAAACCTGGGAGCCTGTTTTTAATAGAGCAGGAATGAGAATTCTCTCAGTTTCTGCTACCGCGAATGGAGACGTATGGGTTTTGCCAGAAAGCCGCGATAATGAGAATTCTCTTATTTTTCACTCCTCAGATTTTGGCTCCACATGGACTTCAATCACTATGCCACATACTGATGCTATAAATAACGGGCAGATTGTTTTTACAGAGTCACTCCGTGGCTGGGTTGTCGGAGGAGAGAACGGATTTGTCCTGTACACCGATGATGCAGGAGAAAATTGGCATAGAAGACAAGAGGTTTTGGACAATGGCTTTAATACCAGCATAGAGGGGAATGTCTATGCTGTCAGTTTTCCATCTCAGAATATCGGTTGGATAGGTGGATCCAACCTCTATCAAACTACCGATGGGGGAGAGAGCTGGAATTTAAGGGATATTGGTTTTGATGGGGGGGATATTGCTTCGGTTTATTTTACTTCCGAAAACACAGGCTGGGTAGCAGGAGGAAACGGGGTAATTATGTACACCAATGATGGGGGGATAAGCTGGGAACGGGAGTCTGGAACCAGACCAAACCATCTTCAGATTGAGGGTATGCACTTTGCCGATGATTCCACAGGCTGGGCTGTGGGGGGAGCTGGTACAATTGTAAGGATTGATAATTCAGAAACATCCTCGATAAGAATGGCAAGGAACATGGGGGCAGAGAATACCTTTTTCTCCTTGAGGCAACGCGATTACGGAGTCATGGCTAAAATCAATCTGGATTTGAACTCACACATCAAAGTAGAGATGGTTGATTTAAGAGGCCGAGTAATTAAGGTCGCATATAATGACAGGCTCAATGCAGGTACTCATAATCTGAATATCAAAACCGCTAACCTGGCAAGAGGGATGTATCTCCTAAGGCTTACGAAAAACAGAATGGAAAGTGAGACTGTACGGTTTCTTATCAGCAGATAA